A genomic segment from Pseudoalteromonas nigrifaciens encodes:
- a CDS encoding cation diffusion facilitator family transporter has translation MGHDHAHSHVDDSQSNKQLALAVAINVLLTVAQVIGGIFSGSLSLMADALHNLSDAAAIFIALVARKIGNKPADNTHHFGYKRAEILATLFNSSTLILIGVYLIFEAMSSYLNPQPIDGWIIVWVAAFALLIDLITALLTYRAGANSSMNIRAAFIHNVSDAMASVVVIVAGTLIILYQWYIVDLIATILISFYVIYHGVLLLKQSCRILMQAAPNNFDTQAVTCALTKNFNIEQVIAIKVWQLDDKTSHCELLINAHNSLDLAAVKHFLQHNFNIENCIIEKHNNL, from the coding sequence ATGGGTCATGACCATGCACACAGCCATGTAGACGACAGCCAAAGTAACAAGCAACTCGCGCTAGCTGTTGCCATTAATGTTCTGCTTACTGTTGCGCAAGTTATTGGCGGAATATTTTCTGGCAGTTTGTCACTCATGGCAGACGCACTGCATAATCTTAGTGATGCAGCCGCTATATTTATTGCCCTTGTTGCGCGTAAAATTGGTAACAAACCTGCCGATAACACACATCACTTTGGCTACAAGCGCGCCGAAATTTTAGCTACTTTGTTCAATAGCAGTACATTAATACTGATAGGTGTGTATTTAATTTTTGAAGCTATGAGCAGTTATTTAAACCCGCAGCCAATTGATGGTTGGATCATAGTGTGGGTGGCTGCATTTGCCCTGCTAATAGATTTAATCACTGCACTTTTAACTTACCGAGCTGGCGCAAATAGCAGTATGAATATAAGAGCTGCTTTTATTCATAATGTATCTGATGCGATGGCGTCTGTTGTGGTTATTGTTGCAGGTACTTTAATTATTTTGTACCAGTGGTATATAGTTGATTTAATTGCGACAATTTTAATTTCTTTTTATGTTATTTACCATGGCGTGTTACTGCTTAAACAAAGCTGTCGCATTTTAATGCAAGCTGCGCCTAATAACTTTGATACCCAAGCTGTTACATGCGCTCTCACCAAAAACTTTAATATAGAGCAAGTAATAGCTATAAAAGTATGGCAATTAGATGATAAAACCAGTCATTGCGAACTGCTGATTAACGCTCATAACTCACTTGATTTAGCAGCCGTTAAACACTTTTTACAGCATAATTTTAATATTGAAAACTGCATAATAGAAAAGCACAATAATTTATAA
- a CDS encoding TonB-dependent receptor: MLKTSLCLLSVAVSACAIADENSKNKYSADQLEHVIVSGSRIFESIDEVPASITVINQQQIQQHLKVNPELSSLLAQMVPGLAPSTGSSSNSGQTLRGRAPLVMIDGVPQSTPLRNGSLGIKTLDASAIARIEVIKGATSIYGNGAAGGIINYITKQAKSDGQPEGEISISSRFSAVKLDESAGARISAAVNGGLDKFSYLISASYEQNGVQRDSEGDILGLQYGLSDSETQNYFTKLSYDFDDDKQLEFSYNFYSSQQKTDLGDVTGDGNIGEKTYAIHVPKELQKQGKPQGPEGNVNITLKYLDYALFDNTQMTLDLYKQNIENVFFFSTNLANLDDGYSGGQSVIKSDKLGARATFNSQFDFDNLTTTLIYGIDALNDKTSQPLVDGRIWVPEMDMDSVAGFLQTKWVINDDIILKAGVRKESIDLTVADYQTLKLCRTATQCSVPLSVRGDTINYDATTYNAGIKYNLSPAFSPFFSYSQGSDISDIGILLRAATVNDIALIQTQASIIDNYEVGFTSQFDDLRFELAAYKSTSELGTSNKFNDVTGVYEPIRAPQKIWGFEGLVNYAITPQLKLVATYSYVEGKDTQADEYLGAKQISPPKATANLAWQASDDIALTFSYLYVGDRKRFDKNEQGQYVGDQGPVSSYDIVNLSGQYQITPQWSSYFGVENLFNSDYYPARAQSYTYGGYNIKGLGTTATLGAKYQF; this comes from the coding sequence ATGTTAAAAACCTCACTTTGCTTACTTAGCGTCGCTGTTAGTGCTTGCGCAATTGCCGATGAAAATAGTAAAAACAAATATTCTGCTGATCAGTTAGAACACGTTATTGTGTCGGGTAGTCGTATATTTGAAAGTATTGATGAAGTTCCTGCTTCAATTACTGTTATAAATCAGCAGCAAATTCAACAACACTTAAAAGTAAACCCAGAACTAAGCAGCTTACTCGCACAAATGGTACCAGGATTGGCTCCTAGCACCGGCAGCTCCAGTAACTCAGGCCAAACACTGCGTGGTCGCGCACCTTTAGTTATGATTGACGGCGTACCACAGTCAACTCCACTGCGTAACGGTTCATTGGGCATAAAAACGCTAGATGCCAGTGCCATTGCACGCATAGAGGTTATTAAAGGAGCAACCTCTATTTATGGTAATGGCGCTGCTGGCGGCATAATTAACTACATAACAAAACAAGCGAAAAGTGACGGCCAGCCTGAGGGCGAAATTAGTATTTCTAGCCGCTTTAGTGCTGTTAAGCTTGATGAAAGTGCCGGTGCAAGAATATCGGCAGCTGTAAATGGTGGCTTAGATAAGTTTAGCTATTTAATAAGCGCCAGTTACGAGCAAAACGGTGTACAACGTGATTCAGAGGGTGATATTTTAGGCTTGCAATATGGTTTGTCAGACTCAGAAACACAAAACTACTTTACTAAACTAAGCTACGATTTTGATGATGATAAGCAACTAGAGTTTAGTTATAACTTTTATAGCTCACAGCAAAAAACTGATTTAGGGGATGTTACTGGCGACGGTAACATAGGTGAAAAAACCTATGCGATTCACGTACCCAAAGAGCTGCAAAAACAAGGTAAACCGCAAGGCCCCGAAGGCAATGTAAATATTACTCTTAAATACCTAGATTACGCCTTATTCGATAACACCCAAATGACCTTAGATCTGTACAAGCAAAATATAGAAAATGTATTTTTCTTTTCAACTAATTTAGCCAATCTTGATGATGGTTATAGCGGTGGTCAATCTGTTATAAAGTCAGATAAACTAGGCGCAAGAGCCACATTTAATAGCCAATTTGACTTTGATAATCTAACAACCACCTTAATATATGGTATTGATGCCCTAAACGATAAAACCTCACAACCTTTAGTTGATGGCCGTATATGGGTTCCTGAAATGGACATGGATAGTGTTGCTGGTTTTTTACAAACAAAGTGGGTAATTAACGACGATATTATTTTAAAAGCCGGTGTAAGAAAAGAAAGCATAGATTTAACGGTAGCCGACTATCAAACATTAAAGCTATGCAGAACCGCTACGCAATGTTCAGTACCACTTAGTGTGCGCGGCGATACCATAAATTACGATGCAACAACTTACAATGCTGGCATTAAATATAATTTAAGCCCTGCCTTTAGCCCATTTTTTAGTTACTCGCAGGGCTCTGATATATCAGACATAGGCATACTATTGCGCGCAGCTACTGTAAACGATATAGCGCTTATTCAAACACAAGCATCAATTATAGATAACTACGAAGTAGGTTTCACCTCACAATTTGATGACCTGCGCTTTGAACTAGCAGCATATAAAAGCACGTCTGAGCTAGGAACCAGCAATAAATTTAACGATGTAACAGGCGTTTATGAGCCAATACGCGCGCCGCAAAAAATATGGGGCTTTGAAGGCTTAGTAAATTATGCCATTACCCCACAACTTAAATTAGTTGCCACATATAGCTACGTTGAAGGTAAAGATACCCAAGCCGATGAATACTTAGGTGCTAAACAAATTAGCCCACCAAAAGCGACAGCCAATTTAGCGTGGCAGGCCAGCGACGACATAGCTCTTACATTTAGCTATTTATACGTTGGCGATAGAAAGCGCTTTGATAAAAACGAACAAGGCCAATACGTTGGCGATCAAGGTCCTGTAAGTAGTTACGATATAGTTAATTTGAGTGGTCAATATCAAATTACTCCACAATGGAGCAGCTATTTTGGGGTCGAAAATTTATTTAACAGCGACTACTACCCTGCTCGTGCGCAATCATATACTTATGGTGGCTACAATATTAAAGGGCTAGGCACTACGGCAACTCTCGGTGCTAAATATCAATTCTAA
- a CDS encoding PepSY-associated TM helix domain-containing protein, with protein MKLWLRKIHLTLALLSGLFLLIVSLSGAVLIYAKDLQHLTQPEKWLVTPAEKPLNFDTLINSVQTQTQQKTVFLMPEQNPTMAWQFRLANNHYASVNPYTSNVIYTYQSTDTIYGFTLALHRWLLFESSDGNKPFKNWMSVCALLLLINVLIGFYLWVKPKNRIKRLAIKPKAKLRVLLYQLHTVLGVYFFVPLILIAFTGMAFNWKTQTQSVLELVTQNKVTNRPAPPKIPVLKKTELQYNLAINNAQAIFPKGEPYRVYLPKKADDAIALRIQNPGESHAYSWVWVNPYTAKVVNSFDANSTNFTTQAWNFKYAFHIGNFAGPVVQFLWLLITLSLSFFIVTGVYFWLKRRNRK; from the coding sequence TTGAAACTTTGGTTACGTAAAATTCATTTAACACTTGCCCTACTCAGCGGGTTGTTTTTATTAATAGTGAGCCTCAGCGGAGCGGTGTTAATTTACGCAAAAGATCTACAACACCTTACCCAGCCCGAAAAATGGCTAGTAACGCCTGCAGAAAAACCGCTAAATTTCGACACTTTAATAAATAGTGTGCAAACTCAAACCCAACAAAAAACTGTTTTTTTAATGCCTGAACAAAACCCTACTATGGCATGGCAGTTTAGATTAGCTAATAATCACTACGCGAGCGTAAACCCCTACACCAGCAATGTTATTTATACTTACCAAAGTACAGATACAATTTATGGTTTTACGCTTGCTTTGCATCGCTGGTTATTATTTGAGAGCAGTGACGGTAATAAACCATTTAAAAATTGGATGTCGGTATGTGCATTACTGCTGTTAATAAACGTATTAATAGGCTTTTATTTATGGGTAAAACCTAAAAACCGGATAAAACGTTTAGCTATAAAACCTAAAGCAAAACTAAGAGTACTGCTGTATCAGCTGCATACTGTGTTGGGAGTTTACTTTTTTGTGCCATTAATACTGATTGCCTTTACGGGTATGGCGTTTAATTGGAAAACGCAAACGCAGTCTGTTTTAGAATTGGTAACACAAAATAAAGTAACAAACAGACCTGCGCCTCCCAAAATACCTGTACTTAAAAAAACCGAATTACAATACAATTTAGCAATTAATAATGCTCAAGCCATATTTCCTAAAGGTGAGCCATATAGGGTATACCTACCTAAAAAAGCGGATGACGCGATTGCTTTAAGAATACAAAACCCAGGAGAAAGCCATGCCTATAGCTGGGTATGGGTCAATCCTTATACTGCAAAAGTAGTCAACTCGTTCGATGCAAATAGCACCAATTTCACCACGCAAGCATGGAACTTTAAATATGCCTTTCATATTGGTAATTTTGCTGGGCCAGTTGTACAGTTTTTATGGCTACTAATAACCCTATCACTGAGCTTTTTTATTGTAACGGGTGTTTACTTTTGGTTAAAAAGACGCAATCGAAAATAA